One part of the Lapillicoccus jejuensis genome encodes these proteins:
- a CDS encoding sugar transferase — protein sequence MTEYVGTYHQGVPVDDELTVTREASPGRARPWGERRRPRKWVSGYRTRVLAADLVSAAVVAAVVALATPSQGSLGRILVLGVTPLVWVLALGLVQTYSEAHIGAGTAEYRAVGQAGLLVASTVGLLFFVTDVRVPRAVLVPLVPATVLASIVVHWALRRDLLARRERGACLHDTVVVGRADSVEALIREIVSAPEAGMRIVAACVSGLDDPAHREMTEIEGVPVFGPPESALAAVDAYGAEVVAVSSHPDLVGAPLRRLGWALAERQVDLVVAPGIVEVAGPRLSLRPAAGVSLLHVERPLDSGARVVAKRVADALMTAGILVVALPVMAVIALLVKLTSAGPVFYLQERVGTRGERFRMVKFRTMVVNADALVSSMAGGHDVNAVLFKQRDDPRITSVGKILRKYSLDELPQLFNVLAGQMSLVGPRPPLPREVDAYEPDAVQRLRVRPGMTGLWQISGRSDLSWEQSLRLDLWYVDNWSLVLDLQILVRTVKAVIRHTGAY from the coding sequence GTGACCGAGTACGTGGGCACCTATCACCAGGGCGTGCCCGTGGATGACGAGCTGACCGTCACCCGCGAGGCGAGCCCGGGGCGCGCGCGACCGTGGGGGGAGCGTCGCCGACCGCGCAAGTGGGTCTCCGGCTACCGCACCCGCGTGCTGGCGGCCGACCTCGTCTCCGCGGCCGTCGTCGCCGCCGTCGTGGCGCTCGCGACGCCGTCCCAGGGCAGCCTGGGCCGCATCCTCGTCCTGGGCGTGACGCCGCTGGTCTGGGTGCTCGCCCTGGGGCTCGTCCAGACCTACAGCGAGGCGCACATCGGCGCCGGCACCGCGGAGTACCGCGCCGTCGGGCAGGCCGGGCTCCTCGTCGCCTCGACCGTCGGCCTGCTCTTCTTCGTCACCGACGTGCGGGTGCCGCGGGCCGTCCTGGTCCCGCTCGTGCCCGCCACCGTGCTGGCCAGCATCGTCGTCCACTGGGCGCTGCGCCGGGACCTGCTGGCCCGCCGCGAGCGCGGGGCCTGCCTGCACGACACCGTCGTCGTCGGCCGCGCCGACTCGGTCGAGGCCCTCATCCGCGAGATCGTCTCCGCCCCGGAGGCGGGCATGCGCATCGTCGCCGCCTGCGTCTCCGGGCTGGACGACCCCGCCCACCGCGAGATGACCGAGATCGAGGGCGTGCCCGTCTTCGGGCCGCCGGAGTCCGCCCTCGCCGCCGTCGACGCCTACGGCGCCGAGGTCGTCGCCGTCTCCAGCCACCCGGACCTCGTCGGCGCCCCGCTGCGCCGTCTGGGCTGGGCCCTCGCCGAGCGCCAGGTCGACCTCGTCGTCGCCCCCGGCATCGTCGAGGTCGCCGGTCCTCGGCTGTCGCTGCGGCCCGCGGCCGGCGTCTCCCTCCTGCACGTCGAGCGCCCGCTCGACTCCGGCGCCCGCGTCGTCGCCAAGCGCGTCGCCGACGCCCTCATGACCGCCGGCATCCTCGTCGTCGCCCTGCCGGTGATGGCCGTCATCGCGCTGCTGGTCAAGCTGACGAGCGCCGGCCCGGTCTTCTACCTCCAGGAGCGCGTCGGCACCCGCGGCGAGCGGTTCCGGATGGTCAAGTTCCGCACGATGGTCGTCAACGCCGACGCGCTCGTCTCGTCGATGGCCGGCGGGCACGACGTCAACGCCGTCCTGTTCAAGCAGCGCGACGACCCGCGGATCACCTCCGTCGGCAAGATCCTGCGCAAGTACTCCCTCGACGAGCTGCCCCAGCTGTTCAACGTGCTGGCCGGCCAGATGTCGCTCGTCGGGCCGCGCCCGCCGCTGCCGCGCGAGGTCGACGCCTACGAGCCCGACGCCGTGCAGCGGCTGCGCGTGCGCCCCGGCATGACCGGCCTGTGGCAGATCTCCGGCCGCAGCGACCTCAGCTGGGAGCAGAGCCTGCGCCTCGACCTCTGGTACGTCGACAACTGGTCGCTCGTGCTGGACCTGCAGATCCTCGTCCGGACGGTCAAGGCCGTCATCCGACACACCGGGGCCTACTGA
- a CDS encoding 3'(2'),5'-bisphosphate nucleotidase CysQ — MTSTTTTAGDDHAVARRLADSAGEVLLGLRAARTDLEGAELKDAGDRASQEHLAAALADVRPDDAVLSEEAKDVGDRASATRVWIIDPLDGTREFSERPREDWAVHVALWQDGDLVAGAVARPAMGATLATDAPPALPERPGGPGAPVRLAVSRSRPPAFVTALAERLGAELVPMGSAGVKAMSILDGAADAYVHAGGQYEWDSAAPVVVARAAGLHTSRIDGSPLTYNREDPLLPDLLICRPELADFLLDAIADTHATA; from the coding sequence ATGACCTCCACGACGACGACCGCGGGCGACGACCACGCGGTCGCCCGCCGCCTCGCCGACTCCGCGGGGGAGGTGCTCCTCGGCCTGCGCGCCGCGCGCACCGACCTCGAGGGCGCCGAGCTCAAGGACGCGGGGGACCGCGCCTCGCAGGAACACCTCGCGGCCGCCCTCGCCGACGTCCGCCCCGACGACGCCGTGCTCAGCGAGGAGGCCAAGGACGTCGGCGACCGCGCGAGCGCGACCCGGGTCTGGATCATCGACCCGCTCGACGGCACCCGCGAGTTCAGCGAGCGCCCCCGCGAGGACTGGGCCGTGCACGTCGCCCTGTGGCAGGACGGCGACCTGGTCGCCGGCGCCGTCGCGCGGCCCGCCATGGGCGCCACGCTCGCGACCGACGCACCCCCGGCCCTTCCGGAGCGCCCGGGTGGCCCCGGCGCCCCCGTTCGCCTGGCGGTCAGCCGCTCGCGCCCGCCGGCCTTCGTCACGGCGCTCGCCGAGCGCCTCGGGGCCGAGCTCGTCCCGATGGGCTCCGCCGGGGTGAAGGCCATGAGTATCCTGGACGGCGCCGCAGACGCCTACGTGCACGCCGGGGGGCAGTACGAGTGGGACAGCGCGGCCCCGGTCGTCGTGGCCCGGGCCGCCGGACTGCACACCAGCCGCATCGACGGCAGCCCGCTCACCTACAACCGCGAGGACCCTTTGCTCCCCGATCTCCTCATCTGCCGCCCGGAGCTTGCCGACTTCCTCCTCGACGCCATCGCCGACACGCACGCCACCGCCTGA
- the cysD gene encoding sulfate adenylyltransferase subunit CysD → MTDTPNYQLSQLRVLEAESIHIMREVVAEFERPVLLFSGGKDSIVMLRIAQKAFHPARIPFAVMHVDTGHNFEEVLAFRDKRAKELGVQLIVASVQEAIDNGSVSEPPDGTRNRIQTPVLLDAIDKHRFNAIFGGARRDEDKARAKERIFSYRDEFGQWDPKNQRPELWNLYNGRVHVGDSMRVFPLSNWTELDIWQYISEEGIEIPSIYYAHDRETFVRDNMVYAVHDVCRPKAGEEVSVRRVRYRTVGDASLTAAVESDADTVEKVIEEVSTTRITERGATRGDDKFSEASMEDRKREGYF, encoded by the coding sequence GTGACCGACACCCCCAACTACCAGCTGTCCCAGCTCCGGGTCCTCGAGGCCGAGTCGATCCACATCATGCGCGAGGTCGTCGCCGAGTTCGAGCGCCCCGTGCTGCTCTTCTCCGGCGGCAAGGACTCGATCGTCATGCTGCGGATCGCCCAGAAGGCCTTCCACCCGGCCCGGATCCCGTTCGCGGTCATGCACGTCGACACGGGCCACAACTTCGAGGAGGTCCTCGCCTTCCGCGACAAGCGCGCGAAGGAGCTCGGGGTCCAGCTCATCGTGGCCAGCGTGCAGGAGGCCATCGACAACGGCTCCGTGAGCGAGCCGCCGGACGGCACCCGGAACCGGATCCAGACCCCGGTGCTGCTCGACGCGATCGACAAGCACCGCTTCAACGCCATCTTCGGCGGCGCCCGCCGCGACGAGGACAAGGCCCGCGCCAAGGAGCGGATCTTCTCCTACCGCGACGAGTTCGGGCAGTGGGACCCCAAGAACCAGCGTCCCGAGCTGTGGAACCTCTACAACGGCCGGGTCCACGTCGGCGACAGCATGCGGGTCTTCCCGCTGTCGAACTGGACCGAGCTCGACATCTGGCAGTACATCTCGGAGGAGGGCATCGAGATCCCCTCCATCTACTACGCCCACGACCGCGAGACCTTCGTGCGCGACAACATGGTCTACGCCGTCCACGACGTCTGCCGCCCCAAGGCGGGCGAGGAGGTCTCCGTACGGCGCGTGCGCTACCGCACCGTCGGTGACGCAAGCCTCACCGCCGCGGTCGAGTCGGACGCCGACACCGTGGAGAAGGTCATCGAGGAGGTGTCGACCACCCGCATCACCGAGCGGGGGGCGACCCGGGGGGACGACAAGTTCAGCGAGGCCTCGATGGAGGACCGCAAGCGAGAGGGCTACTTCTAA